A region from the Oceanidesulfovibrio marinus genome encodes:
- a CDS encoding PAS domain-containing hybrid sensor histidine kinase/response regulator, whose translation MSESKNRQELELELEAARKRVAELESVLAEGRQDASSLPAFAPELLEKTGIVFWMRDARTGAFLHMDAAAETLLGVSAAEIIADSGRITDRVHPQDLPAAWQADAFNGPHDILNEEFRYIHPDGSVRCFWARTRGEFDADGRLARTMGVLGDCTPYRFGNDTLQRVLDSIPSVIFLLDTEGRYIFVNQHYLKLFGGSRKEIIGKSPTDFFDAPIAERLLRTYREVLQAGKPLTVVESRIVDGRTQDFLITRSPVFDDDGCIMGMCGIAIEITEQKEIEKTLRETSDLLDAIMDHSSSYIVIKNTQGRFVRVNSLFAHDLGVSPQELIDKTDYDVFAPERAQFFGRIATTVLDTREPYVAETTMTVGGEPRHLLTTSFPLRSAEGAPSGVCTIFTDITDQHRAAEAVADNERRFRAIIDSMDRIAIQGYDQDRRVIFWNPYSERLYRYTREEALGNLLEDLIIPDIMRDGVIAAHNGWVNDNVPIPSGELVLRDKGGHDVEVYSSHLMYIAPDNRREMYCVDVDLTEIKRMERELIGARDAAEAANHAKSEFLANMSHEIRTPLNGIMGMLQLMASDPASSQQARYLDVALASSRNLTRLLSDILDLSRVEAGKMELTEEEFSMAEILDTLRPTYGDEAARKHIELRIAIADGIPKTMVGDPIRLRQVLMNLVGNAIKFTQQGFVGVEITGVRSASSGTFTLIASVEDTGIGIPPEQLACVFEPFSQLESAYCRKYHGAGLGLSIVRRLVQLMGGSLTMESEPGSGTTVYFSATFRIVDRQHGPLAPDDESPLAPMRLLLVEDDLVNRLTLGKLLENDGHTVLEAESGRHALDVLARDPVDLVLMDIQMPGMDGLEAARRIRRGDVPGLDSTIPIVALTAHAMVGDRETILSSGINDYLAKPVNMADLRRAMRRFQKPAA comes from the coding sequence ATGTCCGAGAGCAAGAACCGTCAGGAGCTGGAGCTCGAACTGGAGGCGGCGAGAAAACGCGTCGCCGAGCTTGAATCCGTGCTGGCTGAAGGCCGGCAGGATGCGTCGTCGCTCCCCGCATTCGCACCCGAGCTGCTGGAAAAAACCGGCATCGTCTTCTGGATGCGCGACGCTCGGACCGGCGCGTTCCTGCATATGGACGCCGCCGCCGAGACGCTCCTCGGCGTATCCGCAGCCGAGATCATAGCCGACTCCGGCCGCATTACTGACCGCGTCCACCCGCAGGACCTACCCGCCGCCTGGCAGGCCGACGCTTTCAACGGGCCGCACGACATCCTGAACGAAGAGTTCCGCTACATCCATCCGGACGGCTCGGTGCGCTGTTTTTGGGCCAGAACCCGGGGCGAGTTCGATGCGGACGGCCGCCTTGCGCGCACCATGGGCGTGCTGGGCGATTGCACGCCGTACCGCTTTGGAAACGACACGCTCCAGCGCGTGCTCGACTCCATCCCCAGCGTCATCTTCCTGCTGGACACCGAGGGCCGCTACATCTTCGTCAACCAACACTACCTCAAGCTCTTCGGCGGCTCCCGTAAGGAGATCATCGGCAAGTCGCCTACCGACTTCTTTGACGCTCCCATAGCCGAGAGGCTGCTGCGGACGTACCGCGAAGTCCTGCAGGCCGGGAAGCCGCTCACAGTCGTCGAGTCCAGAATTGTGGACGGCCGCACCCAGGATTTCCTCATCACCAGGTCCCCTGTCTTTGACGACGACGGCTGCATCATGGGCATGTGCGGCATAGCCATCGAGATCACCGAGCAGAAGGAGATCGAGAAAACGTTGCGGGAGACGTCCGACCTTCTTGATGCGATCATGGACCACTCCTCGTCCTACATCGTTATCAAGAACACGCAAGGCCGGTTCGTACGTGTGAACAGCCTGTTCGCGCACGATCTCGGCGTCTCGCCCCAAGAGCTGATCGACAAGACCGACTACGATGTCTTCGCCCCGGAGCGGGCGCAGTTCTTCGGTAGAATCGCCACGACCGTGCTGGACACCAGGGAGCCGTACGTCGCGGAAACCACCATGACCGTGGGCGGCGAGCCCCGCCACCTTCTGACAACCAGCTTTCCCTTGCGCAGCGCAGAAGGGGCCCCCAGCGGCGTGTGCACCATCTTTACGGACATCACGGACCAGCACCGCGCCGCAGAGGCCGTGGCCGACAACGAGCGCCGCTTCCGCGCCATCATCGACTCCATGGATCGCATCGCCATCCAGGGCTACGACCAGGACCGCCGCGTCATCTTCTGGAACCCATACAGCGAGCGGCTGTACCGCTACACGCGCGAGGAAGCTCTAGGCAACCTCCTGGAAGACCTCATTATTCCAGACATCATGCGCGATGGCGTCATTGCCGCGCACAATGGCTGGGTCAACGACAACGTGCCCATTCCCTCCGGCGAACTCGTTCTGCGCGACAAAGGCGGCCACGACGTGGAGGTCTACTCCTCGCACCTCATGTACATCGCACCGGACAATCGCCGAGAGATGTACTGCGTGGATGTGGACCTGACCGAGATCAAGCGCATGGAGCGCGAGCTCATCGGCGCCAGAGACGCGGCCGAGGCAGCCAACCACGCCAAGAGCGAGTTCCTGGCCAACATGAGCCACGAGATACGCACGCCGCTCAACGGCATCATGGGCATGCTCCAGCTCATGGCATCCGACCCCGCCTCCAGCCAGCAGGCCCGGTACCTGGACGTGGCCCTTGCATCGAGCCGCAACCTCACCCGTCTGCTCTCGGACATCCTGGACCTCTCCCGCGTGGAGGCCGGCAAGATGGAGCTCACGGAAGAGGAGTTCTCCATGGCCGAGATCCTCGACACCCTCCGCCCCACGTACGGCGACGAGGCCGCCCGCAAGCATATCGAGCTGCGCATCGCAATCGCGGACGGCATCCCCAAAACCATGGTGGGCGACCCCATCCGCCTGCGCCAGGTGCTCATGAACCTGGTGGGCAACGCCATCAAGTTCACACAGCAGGGCTTTGTGGGTGTGGAGATTACCGGTGTCCGCAGCGCATCGTCCGGCACATTTACGCTCATCGCCTCTGTGGAGGACACGGGCATAGGCATCCCGCCCGAGCAGCTCGCCTGCGTCTTCGAGCCCTTTTCCCAGCTGGAGTCGGCCTACTGCCGCAAGTACCACGGCGCCGGCCTCGGCCTGTCCATCGTCCGCCGGCTGGTGCAGCTCATGGGCGGCAGCCTGACCATGGAAAGCGAGCCCGGCTCCGGGACCACAGTCTACTTCTCCGCGACCTTCCGCATAGTCGACCGGCAGCATGGCCCCCTCGCGCCGGACGACGAGTCTCCCCTTGCCCCCATGCGCCTGCTTCTGGTGGAGGACGACCTCGTCAACCGCCTGACCCTGGGCAAGCTCCTGGAGAACGACGGCCACACTGTGCTGGAAGCCGAGAGCGGCCGCCACGCCCTGGACGTGCTCGCCCGCGACCCCGTGGACCTCGTGCTCATGGACATTCAGATGCCGGGCATGGACGGCCTGGAGGCGGCACGCCGCATCCGCAGAGGCGATGTCCCCGGACTCGACAGCACCATCCCCATCGTGGCGCTCACGGCCCACGCCATGGTCGGCGACCGCGAGACCATCCTCAGCTCCGGCATCAACGACTATCTCGCCAAGCCCGTGAACATGGCCGATCTGCGCCGCGCGATGCGCCGTTTCCAAAAGCCCGCCGCCTAG
- a CDS encoding nickel/cobalt transporter, with protein MSKLIPFAVSLCAILAVLAMSPPAHARNPFIQTGGEKARNATAAPSSPSSLSGPAVPAVFAPWLSPVLQTISRVQMVLKNRLVGFGQAMHAAPFGHAFWMFLAVAFLYGVIHAAGPGHGKAFACAYFGSRPTRLGDAGLFSCIAMAAHVLSATLLVLGGAFVLRMSGVLAVEKYGAWLVTASYGLLAAVGLVFTVGAIRELRHHWNVDADSPKEECRGSRGLVATAIAVGMAPCPGAAIVLVFALTQGLLLQGLAAMVAIAVGMSLTTTIAAYTALLARRGLSSAVHGRQVLLSRMHGVLMLLGSLALLCAGVLLLVGQLAG; from the coding sequence GTGTCGAAATTGATTCCGTTCGCGGTCAGCCTGTGCGCGATCCTGGCCGTTCTCGCCATGAGCCCGCCGGCGCATGCGCGCAATCCGTTCATCCAGACGGGAGGCGAGAAAGCCCGCAACGCCACGGCGGCCCCGTCCAGCCCGTCCAGCCTGTCCGGACCGGCTGTGCCCGCGGTGTTCGCGCCCTGGCTGAGCCCTGTGCTGCAGACAATCTCCAGGGTGCAGATGGTTCTCAAGAACCGGCTCGTTGGCTTTGGACAGGCCATGCACGCCGCGCCGTTCGGCCATGCGTTCTGGATGTTCCTGGCCGTGGCCTTTCTCTACGGAGTGATCCACGCCGCCGGACCGGGGCACGGCAAGGCTTTTGCCTGTGCCTACTTCGGCAGCCGCCCGACAAGGCTCGGCGACGCCGGGCTCTTCAGCTGCATCGCCATGGCCGCCCACGTGCTCTCGGCCACGCTGCTCGTTCTGGGCGGGGCCTTTGTGCTGCGCATGTCCGGCGTGTTGGCCGTGGAGAAGTACGGCGCATGGCTGGTGACAGCGAGCTACGGCCTGCTGGCCGCAGTGGGGCTGGTGTTTACGGTTGGCGCCATTCGAGAGCTACGGCACCATTGGAATGTTGATGCCGACAGCCCGAAAGAAGAGTGCAGGGGGAGCCGCGGACTGGTCGCCACGGCCATTGCCGTGGGCATGGCCCCGTGTCCGGGCGCGGCCATCGTGCTCGTGTTCGCTCTCACGCAGGGGCTGTTGCTTCAGGGGCTGGCCGCCATGGTGGCCATTGCCGTGGGTATGAGCCTGACCACCACCATTGCCGCATACACGGCTTTGCTGGCGCGGCGTGGCCTGTCCTCGGCCGTCCATGGCCGACAGGTGCTGCTGAGCCGCATGCATGGCGTGCTCATGCTGCTGGGATCGCTGGCGCTGCTTTGCGCTGGCGTACTGCTTTTGGTCGGGCAGCTGGCAGGTTGA
- a CDS encoding LamG domain-containing protein, whose amino-acid sequence MPISRDGLILELLGGLDGSNILDTSDRAEHASIVGDVEVEQDGHPLGSAFVFDGSASVDLPQNAVVTGAAPRTVALWFYRETELPAAAFETIYNAGIRQSARWFDISLGPGTVEILNYGYGEENDTIPFNYAGAWRFVCFQYDGGVKRAWIDGEKVVEKSIILDTGTGYHELAEREGNYRFHGKLARLRIWDRALSEAEVTDVFHESTASASVQRSVLTIGPDRSHRVAALGMGNARHGLNHCSVLGLNCPSRQAGGLGSAAVRASSLGLGTNMAAPPSPLVLGMQLRHVAPARLGRGVHLSHSALLDAAGTRTIARHESALTGTGRAFPVRHASRLAGASGTACRVALDLADPPTHRIAHQLRVFIDADEITSAVLECDLRQSLDSPHDEFSLQCGRGKRSIDEILDNAAPLDSAATPRLTLCIDGKAHHFLLETRGRDGRTVRLGGRSPSVLAESPYADTVTVEGGVLASEAAQILAESCGLSIFWDTHDWRLPESWIGSGPPMNSLLELTMAVGAFLRWDSARQAFAAVDASATGIGRQPAQDCTAEPLLSATEAHEQGTGCNAVTVYGFSGEIFLPRLEVEPPPEDLSGHLRGAPATVLAHWPGGRSDTAWTWSSSGTVTPLGDFLLWRRQALTPFVMGRAELNAAPAVLGRVQWIGAHGGAVRLSPGRQELLCDPGRSGIAVIDYAVRVQRFLLSDHDVSALVFLVAASAADAAGVNVIHGPGSVRREDEAIEAPLLTDRAGAVYRARSHLAWNSRPLRSLETAMPYRSAIAPGSSLLLDDGQAGIAGPCLVRATHLHARGPKLVHNLELIQWTD is encoded by the coding sequence GTGCCCATTTCCCGAGACGGACTCATCCTGGAGCTTCTCGGCGGCCTGGACGGGTCCAATATTCTGGACACATCCGACCGCGCCGAGCACGCGTCCATTGTCGGCGACGTAGAGGTGGAGCAGGACGGCCATCCCCTGGGGAGCGCCTTTGTCTTCGATGGTTCGGCCTCGGTGGACCTTCCCCAGAACGCCGTTGTCACGGGCGCGGCCCCGCGCACAGTTGCGCTGTGGTTTTACCGGGAAACAGAGCTGCCCGCCGCCGCGTTCGAGACCATCTACAACGCCGGGATCAGGCAGTCGGCCCGCTGGTTCGACATCTCCCTGGGGCCGGGGACGGTGGAGATTCTCAACTACGGATATGGCGAAGAGAACGACACCATCCCCTTCAATTACGCCGGGGCCTGGCGCTTTGTCTGTTTTCAATACGACGGCGGGGTGAAACGCGCCTGGATCGACGGCGAGAAGGTTGTCGAGAAGTCCATAATCCTGGACACAGGCACCGGCTATCACGAGCTTGCCGAGCGCGAGGGCAACTACCGTTTCCATGGCAAGCTCGCCCGCCTGCGCATCTGGGACCGCGCCCTGAGCGAGGCCGAGGTGACCGACGTCTTCCATGAATCCACGGCGTCCGCATCCGTGCAGCGCAGTGTGCTGACCATCGGGCCGGACCGCTCGCACCGTGTGGCCGCCCTGGGCATGGGCAACGCCAGGCACGGGCTGAACCATTGCTCGGTTCTTGGACTGAACTGCCCTTCCCGCCAAGCCGGCGGCCTGGGCAGCGCCGCCGTCCGCGCGTCTTCGCTTGGCCTGGGAACGAACATGGCTGCTCCGCCGTCCCCGTTGGTGCTGGGTATGCAGCTCCGCCACGTGGCTCCGGCGCGGCTGGGACGCGGCGTGCACCTGTCCCACTCCGCCCTCCTTGACGCGGCAGGCACAAGGACCATCGCCCGCCACGAATCCGCCCTGACCGGCACGGGCCGGGCCTTTCCGGTGCGCCATGCATCGCGGCTGGCCGGGGCGTCCGGAACCGCCTGCCGCGTGGCGCTGGATCTGGCCGATCCGCCCACGCATCGCATCGCCCACCAGCTCCGCGTCTTCATCGACGCGGACGAGATCACCTCCGCAGTGTTGGAGTGCGATCTGCGCCAGTCCCTGGACTCGCCGCACGACGAGTTCTCCCTGCAGTGCGGACGCGGCAAACGCTCCATCGACGAGATTCTGGACAACGCCGCACCTCTGGACTCGGCAGCCACGCCACGGCTCACGCTGTGCATCGACGGCAAGGCGCACCACTTCCTGCTGGAGACGCGTGGACGGGACGGCCGGACTGTGCGTCTCGGCGGCAGGTCGCCCTCTGTCCTGGCGGAATCGCCGTACGCCGACACGGTCACGGTGGAAGGCGGTGTCCTCGCCTCGGAGGCCGCGCAAATCCTGGCCGAATCCTGCGGGCTGTCTATTTTTTGGGACACCCACGATTGGCGTTTGCCGGAATCGTGGATCGGCTCCGGCCCGCCCATGAACAGCCTGCTGGAGCTGACCATGGCTGTTGGCGCGTTCCTGCGCTGGGACTCCGCCCGACAGGCATTCGCCGCTGTGGATGCATCAGCCACCGGGATTGGCCGGCAACCCGCGCAGGACTGCACCGCAGAGCCGTTGCTCTCCGCGACAGAAGCCCACGAGCAGGGCACTGGCTGCAACGCCGTGACGGTGTACGGCTTTTCCGGAGAGATATTCCTGCCGCGGCTGGAGGTGGAGCCTCCGCCCGAGGACCTGTCCGGTCATCTGCGCGGCGCGCCGGCCACTGTGCTGGCCCACTGGCCCGGTGGACGGTCGGACACAGCCTGGACCTGGAGCTCCAGCGGCACGGTCACCCCGCTTGGCGATTTTCTCCTCTGGCGGCGGCAGGCGCTCACGCCATTCGTCATGGGTCGCGCCGAGCTGAACGCGGCCCCGGCCGTGCTCGGCCGCGTGCAGTGGATCGGCGCACATGGCGGCGCGGTCCGGCTCAGCCCGGGTCGGCAGGAACTCCTTTGCGATCCCGGCCGTAGCGGCATCGCCGTCATCGACTACGCCGTGCGCGTGCAGCGCTTCCTGCTCTCGGACCACGACGTCTCCGCCCTCGTCTTTCTGGTGGCCGCCTCCGCGGCCGATGCTGCCGGCGTCAACGTCATCCACGGGCCAGGCAGCGTACGCCGGGAGGATGAGGCCATCGAGGCCCCCCTGCTCACGGATCGCGCCGGCGCGGTGTACCGCGCCCGGTCCCATCTGGCCTGGAACAGCCGCCCACTGCGGAGCTTGGAGACGGCTATGCCGTACCGGAGCGCCATCGCCCCTGGTTCCTCCCTGCTGCTCGACGACGGACAGGCCGGCATCGCTGGTCCCTGCCTGGTCCGCGCGACCCATCTGCACGCCCGCGGCCCCAAACTCGTACACAACCTGGAGCTCATACAATGGACCGACTGA
- a CDS encoding MarR family winged helix-turn-helix transcriptional regulator has translation MNNPSDLPIQRIVGGIRWLTRAVAKDAERSGKRFGLTGPQASVLHAINQLGSMSSAMLSRKLHVTPGNITGIVDRLEKKGLVVRERKREDRRVVLLLLTPEGQKLADELPDPAEIKLIAGLSELPPEEIEAIDKAMAAVFDIVGADVEATDDWGQDSGKSSTP, from the coding sequence ATGAACAATCCGAGTGACCTCCCCATCCAGCGCATCGTCGGCGGCATCCGCTGGCTAACACGCGCCGTAGCCAAGGACGCCGAGCGCTCCGGCAAACGCTTCGGCCTGACCGGGCCGCAAGCCAGCGTCCTGCATGCCATCAACCAGCTCGGCAGCATGAGCTCGGCCATGCTCTCCCGCAAGCTGCACGTCACGCCCGGCAACATCACGGGCATTGTGGATCGGCTGGAGAAAAAGGGGCTGGTCGTGCGCGAGCGAAAGCGGGAGGACCGGCGCGTGGTGCTGCTTCTCCTGACGCCCGAAGGCCAGAAGCTGGCCGACGAGCTGCCCGATCCGGCGGAGATCAAGCTCATCGCCGGGCTCTCCGAGCTGCCTCCCGAGGAGATCGAGGCCATCGACAAGGCCATGGCCGCCGTGTTCGATATCGTGGGCGCCGACGTGGAGGCGACCGACGATTGGGGCCAGGACTCCGGCAAGAGCTCCACGCCTTAG
- a CDS encoding DUF1007 family protein, which translates to MHVAMRVAACCLLLLAAPTLAIAHPHAFIEAQVTIRFDDDGLAGFEQRWRLDPMLTATLLDIVDKDHDQKLNTAELADLEDTSMGSLKDFHYFTFVLIDGQSFEVNWMEDFTAYMEDGCMIYEFFVPCHVKAAKNPRTVKVAVYDPTFFSFVALVGEGGGSGIDPSKDPQFANPSAQAQPGDFERFINSTGFEQADLKPSFSGAANNFGVQGSFGKAKDMAYYQGLIIPDAFTVTFGQQ; encoded by the coding sequence ATGCACGTTGCCATGCGCGTCGCGGCGTGCTGCCTGTTGCTGCTGGCAGCGCCCACTCTCGCCATCGCCCATCCCCATGCCTTCATCGAGGCGCAGGTCACTATCCGCTTCGATGATGACGGCCTTGCCGGCTTCGAGCAGCGATGGCGGCTCGACCCCATGCTGACGGCCACGCTTCTCGATATCGTGGACAAGGACCACGACCAGAAGCTGAACACGGCCGAGCTTGCCGATCTTGAGGACACCAGCATGGGCAGCCTTAAGGACTTCCATTACTTCACGTTCGTGCTCATCGACGGGCAGAGCTTCGAGGTCAATTGGATGGAGGACTTCACAGCCTACATGGAGGACGGCTGCATGATCTACGAGTTCTTCGTGCCGTGCCACGTGAAGGCCGCGAAGAACCCCAGGACCGTGAAGGTGGCTGTGTACGATCCCACGTTTTTCTCCTTTGTGGCGCTTGTGGGCGAAGGCGGCGGATCGGGCATCGACCCCAGCAAGGACCCGCAGTTCGCCAACCCTTCGGCTCAGGCGCAGCCCGGCGATTTCGAGCGCTTTATCAACTCCACAGGCTTTGAACAGGCCGACCTCAAGCCGAGCTTTTCCGGAGCCGCGAACAATTTCGGCGTGCAGGGGAGCTTCGGAAAAGCCAAGGATATGGCGTACTACCAGGGGCTGATCATACCGGATGCGTTCACTGTCACGTTCGGCCAGCAGTGA